The Erigeron canadensis isolate Cc75 chromosome 4, C_canadensis_v1, whole genome shotgun sequence genome window below encodes:
- the LOC122595415 gene encoding AP2-associated protein kinase 1 isoform X2 produces the protein MWRIKEKFMPKEKSGLEGRMIDIGNLKIHVRNVIAEGGFSCVYLAQDALNASKQYALKHMVCNDEESLELVKKEISVMKSLQGHPNVVMLYAHTILDMGRTKEALLVMEFCDKSMVDVLGSRGSGFFEEKQIFQIFRDICNAVFAMHCQSPPVAHRDLKAENLLLGSDGLWKLCDFGSISTNHKRFERPEEMGIEEDNIRKHTTPAYRSPEMWDLLLREVISEKVDIWALGCLLFRICYFKSAFDGESKLQVLNGNYRIPEMPKYSSSMTDLIKDMLQSSPEARPDITQVWFRVNGLLPDGLQKSLPDRPPEMLQGDVHEGLPKSANKSSPVPRRSPPPPPTAAEPARNVPQPGGTGGPMGAFWTSQYAKDSTVVDELSKIKFDEEPAGSDRSRLERFSLHRTSPPKDETFHSRPSQKNIQGKSGPSKDFEMNFFQDGPNAKSSDGFNAFATEFGINKVSPGRNSVGIGKEEQLEAEVEKLREQLKQVNMEKSELSSKYEKLSAICKSQRQELHDLKRSLASRTPSPNHSVSKSQPSPVVQNQSPLQQKEGTIRELQKGLFDSSPSADQNSWQAFSEDPAAPTLTANNSKSVRTRNGHQNKQPAEVAPSWGFGAESFTAVPTVSSQVNTPITSLNSSQRFGESKNKESKPASQPAGWAGF, from the exons ATGTGGCGAATTAAGGAGAAGTTCATGCCTAAGGAGAAGTCTGGGCTTGAAGGTCGTATGATTGACATTGGAAATCTGAAAATTCATGTTCGCAATGTCATAGCTGAGGGTGGATTCTCTTGTGTTTATTTGGCTCAGGATGCTTTAAATGCTTCAAAGCAGTATGCACTCAAGCACATGGTATGTAATGATGAAGAATCTCTTGAGCTGGTGAAAAAAGAAATATCTGTGATGAAATCACTTCAGGGGCACCCCAATGTTGTTATGCTTTATGCACATACCATCTTAGATATGGGGCGGACAAAAGAAGCACTTCTTGTTATGGAGTTTTGTGATAAGTCTATGGTTGATGTGTTAGGGAGCAGAGGTTCTGGGTTCTTTGAGGAGAAACAGATATTTCAAATATTCAGGGATATTTGTAATGCAGTTTTTGCCATGCATTGTCAGTCACCACCCGTTGCTCACCG TGACTTGAAGGCAGAGAACCTCTTACTTGGATCTGATGGATTATGGAAGCTATGTGATTTTGGTAGTATCTCTACAAATCACAAGCGATTTGAGAGGCCAGAAGAAATGGGCATCGAAGAAGACAATATAAGGAAGCACACAACACCTGCCTACAGATCCCCTGAG ATGTGGGACTTGCTGTTGAGAGAAGTTATTAGTGAGAAAGTTGATATTTGG GCCCTTGGGTGTCTCCTTTTTCGCATATGCTATTTCAAGTCTGCATTTGATGGTGAATCCAAGCTACAAGTTTTGAATGGAAATTATCGCATTCCTGAAATGCCGAAGTACAGCTCGTCAATGACAGATCTCATTAAGGACATGCTGCAGTCCTCACCAGAGGCCAGACCAGACATCACGCAG GTGTGGTTTCGAGTTAATGGTCTGTTACCAGACGGGCTACAGAAGTCATTACCGGACAGGCCACCTGAAATGCTTCAAGGTGATGTGCATGAAG GTCTTCCAAAGTCTGCAAATAAATCTAGTCCAGTGCCTCGTAGAAGTCCCCCTCCCCCTCCAACAGCTGCAGAACCAGCTCGGAATGTGCCTCAACCAGGAGGAACTGGTGGGCCCATGGGTGCTTTCTGGACCTCTCAGTATGCTAAGGACTCTACTGTTGTTGACGAGCTTagcaaaatcaaatttgatgaaGAGCCAGCTGGTTCTGACAGGAGTCGTTTAGAGAGGTTTTCCTTGCACAGAACTAGCCCCCCTAAAGATGAAACTTTTCATTCCCGCCCTTCGCAAAAGAACATTCAAGGAAAGTCAGGCCCTTCTAAGGACTTCGAAATGAACTTTTTCCAGGATGGTCCAAATGCTAAATCCAGTGATGGTTTTAATGCTTTTGCAACTGAATTTGGCATTAACAAAGTCAGTCCTGGAAGGAATAGTGTTGGCATTGGGAAGGAAGAGCAGTTAGAGGCTGAGGTAGAAAAATTGAGGGAACAGTTGAAACAGGTTAATATGGAGAAAAGTGAATTAAGTTCCAAGTATGAAAAGCTATCTGCTATTTGCAAATCACAGAGACAAGAGCTACATGACCTGAAGCGAAGTCTTGCTTCTCGAACTCCGTCACCAAATCACAGCGTCTCTAAAAGCCAGCCATCCCCTGTAGTTCAAAACCAGTCTCCGTTGCAGCAG AAAGAAGGAACCATTCGGGAGCTACAAAAGGGATTGTTTGACAGCTCCCCAAGCGCCGATCAAAACTCATGGCAAGCATTTTCTGAGGATCCCGCTGCTCCAACTTTGACAGCAAACAACTCTAAGTCTGTTAGAACCAGAAATGGCCATCAGAACAAGCAGCCAGCTGAAGTAGCTCCTAGTTGGGGTTTCGGAGCAGAAAGCTTTACTGCAGTTCCTACTGTCAGCTCTCAGGTGAACACACCCATCACCAGTTTGAATAGTTCTCAGCGTTTCGGGGAGTCAAAAAACAAAGAAAGCAAGCCAGCATCACAACCTGCTGGATGGGCTGGCTTCTAG
- the LOC122595880 gene encoding protein EMSY-LIKE 3-like has translation MAMDYESFDSSGTDDDLPPSHQNRIARGAPVTGNGRPAAMGSVPYTRMYGGTDMAAQIHLLELEAYSSVLRAFKAQDNAITWEKESVMTALRKELRLSNEEHRELLVKVNSDDVLRRIREGKPSSGPQSGMGNAGQAVHDSLPSPSVSATHKKPKMNPSEPTQSFSGPSQSFNAHVPIQTSSSGRRGPTTGTKGRNKKSILGGVSSMKEQHPLSVPTGRGHFDNRLTSGAFGNESAETSSFSSLIGRKVRTRWPDDNNFYEAKITDYNSVEGRHALVYDIDTINETWEWVNLAEISPEDIQWVGEDPGISHKGGFGRSGNGMGQPIGGPGGGRGRGMTKGQTRKDVPPSQNGIGKKKLDDIQLLQTDTLIKEVERLFVSSHPDPLEVEKAKKVLKEHEQALADAIARLADISDDESDEDGRFMSGQRMGRV, from the exons atgGCTATGGACTATGAATCTTTTGATAGCAGCG GAACCGACGATGATCTTCCGCCGTCCCATCAAAATAGAATTGCAAGAGGTGCACCTGTTACGGGTAACGGAAGACCTGCGGCTATGGGTTCTGTACCATATACTAGGATGTATGGGGGAACTGATATGGCAGCTCAAATTCACCTTCTCGAGCTAGAAGCATATAGTTCAGTCTTACGGGCTTTTAAAGCTCAAGACAATGCAATTACTTGG GAAAAGGAAAGTGTAATGACGGCGCTTCGAAAAGAATTGAGATTGTCAAATGAAGAACACAGGGAGCTTTTGGTCAAAGTAAATTCAGATGATGTTCTTCGTAGAATAAG GGAGGGGAAACCGTCAAGTGGGCCTCAATCTGGGATGGGCAACGCAGGGCAAGCTGTTCATGATTCATTGCCGAGCCCATCTGTATCAGCAACTCATAAGAAGCCGAAAATGAACCCCTCGGAACCTACTCAATCATTTAGTGGGCCATCTCAGTCTTTTAATGCACATGTACCTATACAAACCTCTTCATCTGGCAGAAGAGGACCCACGACAGGGACAAAGGGGAGAAACAAGAAATCT ATATTGGGTGGAGTGTCTTCCATGAAAGAGCAACACCCTCTATCCGTTCCAACCGGGAGGGGTCACTTTGATAATCGTCTAACTTCTGGTGCATTTGGAAATGAGTCTGCTGAAACATCATCATTCTCTTCATTGATTGGGAGAAAAGTGAGAACCAGGTGGCCCGATGATAACAATTTCTATGAAGCAAAAATAACAGATTACAATTCTGTTGAG GGTCGGCATGCACTAGTGTATGATATCGATACAATAAATGAGACATGGGAGTGGGTCAATCTTGCAGAG ATATCACCGGAGGATATACAATGGGTTGGTGAGGACCCTGGAATTTCTCATAAAGGGGGGTTTGGCAGATCGGGTAATGGAATGGGCCAACCCATTGGCGGTCCAGGTGGAGGAAGAGGTAGAGGGATGACGAAGGGTCAAACTAGAAAGGATGTTCCACCATCACAGAATGGCATTGGAAAGAAGAAGCTAGATGATATTCAATTACTTCAAACTGATACTTTAATAAAGGAG GTGGAGAGGTTATTTGTCTCTAGTCATCCAGATCCTCTTGAAGTAGAGAAAGCAAAGAAAGTGCTCAAG GAACATGAACAAGCACTTGCTGATGCCATAGCAAGGCTGGCAGATATCTCtgatgatgaaagtg ATGAAGATGGCAGATTTATGAGTGGACAGCGTATGGGTCGAGTATAA
- the LOC122595415 gene encoding AP2-associated protein kinase 1 isoform X1 — protein sequence MWRIKEKFMPKEKSGLEGRMIDIGNLKIHVRNVIAEGGFSCVYLAQDALNASKQYALKHMVCNDEESLELVKKEISVMKSLQGHPNVVMLYAHTILDMGRTKEALLVMEFCDKSMVDVLGSRGSGFFEEKQIFQIFRDICNAVFAMHCQSPPVAHRDLKAENLLLGSDGLWKLCDFGSISTNHKRFERPEEMGIEEDNIRKHTTPAYRSPEMWDLLLREVISEKVDIWALGCLLFRICYFKSAFDGESKLQVLNGNYRIPEMPKYSSSMTDLIKDMLQSSPEARPDITQVWFRVNGLLPDGLQKSLPDRPPEMLQGDVHEGLPKSANKSSPVPRRSPPPPPTAAEPARNVPQPGGTGGPMGAFWTSQYAKDSTVVDELSKIKFDEEPAGSDRSRLERFSLHRTSPPKDETFHSRPSQKNIQGKSGPSKDFEMNFFQDGPNAKSSDGFNAFATEFGINKVSPGRNSVGIGKEEQLEAEVEKLREQLKQVNMEKSELSSKYEKLSAICKSQRQELHDLKRSLASRTPSPNHSVSKSQPSPVVQNQSPLQQQKEGTIRELQKGLFDSSPSADQNSWQAFSEDPAAPTLTANNSKSVRTRNGHQNKQPAEVAPSWGFGAESFTAVPTVSSQVNTPITSLNSSQRFGESKNKESKPASQPAGWAGF from the exons ATGTGGCGAATTAAGGAGAAGTTCATGCCTAAGGAGAAGTCTGGGCTTGAAGGTCGTATGATTGACATTGGAAATCTGAAAATTCATGTTCGCAATGTCATAGCTGAGGGTGGATTCTCTTGTGTTTATTTGGCTCAGGATGCTTTAAATGCTTCAAAGCAGTATGCACTCAAGCACATGGTATGTAATGATGAAGAATCTCTTGAGCTGGTGAAAAAAGAAATATCTGTGATGAAATCACTTCAGGGGCACCCCAATGTTGTTATGCTTTATGCACATACCATCTTAGATATGGGGCGGACAAAAGAAGCACTTCTTGTTATGGAGTTTTGTGATAAGTCTATGGTTGATGTGTTAGGGAGCAGAGGTTCTGGGTTCTTTGAGGAGAAACAGATATTTCAAATATTCAGGGATATTTGTAATGCAGTTTTTGCCATGCATTGTCAGTCACCACCCGTTGCTCACCG TGACTTGAAGGCAGAGAACCTCTTACTTGGATCTGATGGATTATGGAAGCTATGTGATTTTGGTAGTATCTCTACAAATCACAAGCGATTTGAGAGGCCAGAAGAAATGGGCATCGAAGAAGACAATATAAGGAAGCACACAACACCTGCCTACAGATCCCCTGAG ATGTGGGACTTGCTGTTGAGAGAAGTTATTAGTGAGAAAGTTGATATTTGG GCCCTTGGGTGTCTCCTTTTTCGCATATGCTATTTCAAGTCTGCATTTGATGGTGAATCCAAGCTACAAGTTTTGAATGGAAATTATCGCATTCCTGAAATGCCGAAGTACAGCTCGTCAATGACAGATCTCATTAAGGACATGCTGCAGTCCTCACCAGAGGCCAGACCAGACATCACGCAG GTGTGGTTTCGAGTTAATGGTCTGTTACCAGACGGGCTACAGAAGTCATTACCGGACAGGCCACCTGAAATGCTTCAAGGTGATGTGCATGAAG GTCTTCCAAAGTCTGCAAATAAATCTAGTCCAGTGCCTCGTAGAAGTCCCCCTCCCCCTCCAACAGCTGCAGAACCAGCTCGGAATGTGCCTCAACCAGGAGGAACTGGTGGGCCCATGGGTGCTTTCTGGACCTCTCAGTATGCTAAGGACTCTACTGTTGTTGACGAGCTTagcaaaatcaaatttgatgaaGAGCCAGCTGGTTCTGACAGGAGTCGTTTAGAGAGGTTTTCCTTGCACAGAACTAGCCCCCCTAAAGATGAAACTTTTCATTCCCGCCCTTCGCAAAAGAACATTCAAGGAAAGTCAGGCCCTTCTAAGGACTTCGAAATGAACTTTTTCCAGGATGGTCCAAATGCTAAATCCAGTGATGGTTTTAATGCTTTTGCAACTGAATTTGGCATTAACAAAGTCAGTCCTGGAAGGAATAGTGTTGGCATTGGGAAGGAAGAGCAGTTAGAGGCTGAGGTAGAAAAATTGAGGGAACAGTTGAAACAGGTTAATATGGAGAAAAGTGAATTAAGTTCCAAGTATGAAAAGCTATCTGCTATTTGCAAATCACAGAGACAAGAGCTACATGACCTGAAGCGAAGTCTTGCTTCTCGAACTCCGTCACCAAATCACAGCGTCTCTAAAAGCCAGCCATCCCCTGTAGTTCAAAACCAGTCTCCGTTGCAGCAG CAGAAAGAAGGAACCATTCGGGAGCTACAAAAGGGATTGTTTGACAGCTCCCCAAGCGCCGATCAAAACTCATGGCAAGCATTTTCTGAGGATCCCGCTGCTCCAACTTTGACAGCAAACAACTCTAAGTCTGTTAGAACCAGAAATGGCCATCAGAACAAGCAGCCAGCTGAAGTAGCTCCTAGTTGGGGTTTCGGAGCAGAAAGCTTTACTGCAGTTCCTACTGTCAGCTCTCAGGTGAACACACCCATCACCAGTTTGAATAGTTCTCAGCGTTTCGGGGAGTCAAAAAACAAAGAAAGCAAGCCAGCATCACAACCTGCTGGATGGGCTGGCTTCTAG